In Candidatus Paceibacterota bacterium, the DNA window GGCCAGCGTCGCGTTGTGCATGTCCACAAAGAGCCGGGCGAGTTCTTCTCTGTTCAAATCTTCCTTCATACGATGTCGTGGCCTGCCAACCGGCGCTCGATACATTGGGCCAGGAGGCGGCGGATCACATTCAGTTTGTTGTAAAGTGTTTGCGGGGCGCGCCCGAGCTGGGCGGCGAGCTTGGCGATGCTGCCTTGCTCGAAATAAGCCTCTTCCACCAAATGGCGTCCCGAGTCATCCAGCTTCTCCAGGCACTGGTCCAGGGCCTCCCGCCTCGAATCCCCTTCCTCCAGGTCGGGCAGGCGCTCGGCCGCCAACTTCTCGAGCAGCTCGTCGTCGAACCAGAGGCGGGAACGGGCAGCGACGCGCTGGAAGTTGCGGACTTCGTAGAACGCGACGGTGCTGGCCCAGGCGAGAAAGTTGGTGCCCGGCTCGAAGGTGTCGAACCGCCGCCAGAGAATCAGGCTGACGCGTTGGAACACGTCCTCGGCATCCTGGCGGTTGCCCAGCAACGAAATCAGATAGGCCAAGAGTCGCCGATGCGCCTCGTTGAGCAGTTGCACAAACAGCTCGTGGCGGTCGGCTGACGACTCAGGCACTTCGTGCATCACCTTAGATACGTATGAAGGGGTTAATATCTACCGAATTTGCTTCCCGCCGATTAGCAGGAAACTGCTAATTCATCTAGTTCATATCTGCGCCCTGCAATCCGTTGGTAGTCCAGTCGAAATTATAACCGCCGGTCCTGCCGGGGTTGAGCTGCCGGAATCGCGCGAATTGCGAGTGACCGTCAACGAACATGAGGCAGAGGCCTTTTTTGCCGTGGCCGACGGGGACGTCCACATCGGTAGTGCCGGCGTAGCAGGCACTTTCAGCCTTCCGAGTCGGATACCGCACTTCGGCCAGTTTATGAACCCGTGGGATCATCCTGGTCTCGTCACCGTAGAACTGGTAGTAATAGTAATACGAGCAGGGGAAGAGGAGTTCGTTGGTGGATATGCCGGCGGTGGAGCCCCCTACCGAGACCCAGTCGAAGTTCCAGCCGCGCCTGCTATCGGCCAGGCAGCGAAAGAAGCTGCGGTTGTTGGTGCTGACGTAGGAATCGTAGAGCTTCAGCAGATCGACAAGCGGCATTTGCGCCCAGTTGCGGCCAGAGCTGGGAAAGCGGTCCGAGTTGTCATTCAGATACATGAGGCTCGTCAGACCCAACTGATGGAGATTAGAGACGCAGTTGACGAGCTGAGCCTTGGATTTTGCCCGGGCGAGGGCGGGGAGTAATAGCGC includes these proteins:
- a CDS encoding prepilin-type N-terminal cleavage/methylation domain-containing protein; the protein is MKHAHKPNPGCTDCPASTSQCRRQERAFTLIELLVVIAIIAILAALLLPALARAKSKAQLVNCVSNLHQLGLTSLMYLNDNSDRFPSSGRNWAQMPLVDLLKLYDSYVSTNNRSFFRCLADSRRGWNFDWVSVGGSTAGISTNELLFPCSYYYYYQFYGDETRMIPRVHKLAEVRYPTRKAESACYAGTTDVDVPVGHGKKGLCLMFVDGHSQFARFRQLNPGRTGGYNFDWTTNGLQGADMN
- a CDS encoding sigma-70 family RNA polymerase sigma factor, which produces MHEVPESSADRHELFVQLLNEAHRRLLAYLISLLGNRQDAEDVFQRVSLILWRRFDTFEPGTNFLAWASTVAFYEVRNFQRVAARSRLWFDDELLEKLAAERLPDLEEGDSRREALDQCLEKLDDSGRHLVEEAYFEQGSIAKLAAQLGRAPQTLYNKLNVIRRLLAQCIERRLAGHDIV